The Paralichthys olivaceus isolate ysfri-2021 chromosome 2, ASM2471397v2, whole genome shotgun sequence genomic interval GTGGTGGGGAAAGACTATCTGCTTTGTGATTACAACCGAGACGGCGACTCCTACAGGTCAAGTATATCACTGCACTGGAGTCACAGACATGAAACATGCACTACATGATGATCAGTTAATCAATCATAGGAACGTAAGCCCCAGACTGGGACTTAATTTAGAGACTGGTGAATTGTAGAACTAATATTCATTTTACTGAAATGTATTAGTATTATTCTTATTTAGTATTTGTAGATCCTAAAAACTGCTGGGCACAGATAACAGAAATACTACTACTTCACGGCTTGTTTTAGCAGTCAGTACAGTTGATCTTATTTAGGCAACTTTTGTAAAGACATCTTTGGGCTTAGTTGGCCTTTATTGATGGGGCCGATTCTAAGCCTGAAAGAGATTGAggaagacatgcagcagagCACTCAAGCCACATAACTGCCACAGCAGCTGAACATGTCAAATACATGTTAACACTGAATTCTGTTGTGCTCTTTCATACATTAGATCCCCGTGGAGTAATAAGTATGAGCCTCCCATTGAAGATGGTGCAATGCCTTCAGCTCGCCTGAGGAAACTCGAGGTCGAAGCCAATAATGCCTTTGACCAGTACAGAGACCTGTGAGTACCAGCGGAGCGGTTTCATGCTGAGTTTTTGAATTAGCAGTCGACATGGTCCTCCTGTGACCCCTGACATTTGTCTAATTTAGGTACTTTGAGGGTGGGGTGTCCTCTGTTTACCTCTGGGACTTGGATCATGGCTTCGCTGGAGTTATTCTCATCAAGAAGGCTGGGGATGGATCCAAGAAAATCAAAGGATGCTGGGACTCCATCCATGTGGTGGAGGTGCAGGTAAGAATCAGCTGATATAAAAATtcaaaagtacatttaaaacatgtttagaACTGGAATTTCTTCTTGGCTcataaaatcagttcagtcgtttttgatttattctccaaacagaaaaactgcaatgaaaacaacctccttgcctgatataaatgcaaaataaatgcgTCAAAAGGGTATATTCTAAAACACCAAAGAGACACCttcaaatgtaaataacattaataatagaGGTTAAtctgttatattttatattttgttgccATGCAGGTAAAATAATTATCTTATTTGATATGCTGGAAGACAAGAGGGGATTTCTTTTAATGCAGCAGTTAAAATCATCAGTGATatatgcatcatcatcatcatcatcatcaatcgCAGATGTGATACAGTGCAAAACTTTCTTGTTCACTTTTAAGTCCCTTGTTTGGACTATTCTCTGATTCCCTGGTCTGCCTGTGCGAACAGGAGAAGTCCAGCGGTCGCACTGCTCACTACAAACTCACCTCCACTGTCATGCTGTGGCTCCAGACAACCAAGACAGGCTCTGGCACCATGAACCTGGGCGGCAGCCTTACAAGACAGGTATGACCGCAAAACCAGCTGCTGATGCTTCCAGCTGTGTTCTCGTCTTCCATTAACTTCATGTGTTTTATCGTTTCACAGATGGAAAAAGACGAAACGGTTGGAGAATCCTCACCCCACATCGCCAACATCGGCCGCCTCGTTGAAGTCAGTATAACTGCCAGTGTCCtgcttgtttgtatttgttgacAGTAAAATGACTGATGTGCATTGTTTCATAACTTTAATGTTCAGGACTAGTTACAGCCTCCAAATCGAGTCCAGAAATTAGATAACAGACAGAAAATGGTATAAGTAAAGAATGTTTCCTTTCTTGTTCCAGGATATGGAGAACAAGATCCGCTCCACACTGAATGAAATCTACTTTGGCAAAACCAAGGACATTGTCAACGGCTTAAGGTAACACGATATGAATTGTCTGgattgcttcttttttttccccagcacTTCACCAGCCATCAGGATCTGCAGAATATGTTTTTCTAACTGCACTGGTCTCACTGGAAGCCAGAGTCAGTAACTCTGTGACTCATTCTGTTGATCTGATACTTTCTTACCTATTTCTTCATTTGTCATTTCACGATTTTATTGAAACCTGTCTTTACTGCCCTTCTTTACAGCTGCATTTCTTTCTACATTTacttcacttcctctccttcctctacGCCTCTCCTCAAACTCtccaaaaagttttttttttttgtttttacctttcCTCTCACatttctgctgttgttcttttcttatctctgtttaTCCCCTCTTTCAATCCCTTTATCTTCCTTCCTCCTTGTGCTCCAGATCTATTGAGTCTTTGCCTGATAACCAAAAGTACCGGCAGCTCCAGAAGGAGCTGTCGCAGGTCCTCACCCAGCGTCAGATCTTCATTGACTAGGGTCAGAGGTACAACCTGGCACGacgagctgtgtgtgtttgtgtgttaaaagaaaaaactaggTGAAATGCAGGGCTGTATGATTTTTGCATGCACCTCGACTGCTCAATCTACAGCAATCTATGTAGGCATGTCAATGCAGGTTTAACCTAATGGACTGTCTGTGAAGATTCCACACACTAACATGTCAGGATTCACAGATTCAGGTTTTTTTCTCATATGgggtttttattctgtttagcACAGGAGAAAATCACTTATGACTTTTAGTGTGGAAGCACTGCATAGaacttaaaaatgttgaaacaaaattatcagaaataataaatgaaaaaatcaaTTTTGTTCAGTTAAAAGGCTCATTTATGTCGCTGTTAGATTCAAAACAAGTTGTGTCACAACAAATAACTCTaacattttgtttcctttgCCTGACATTAATGtagcatgtgtgttgtgtgtttgcatttaataTGTTCTAACTCATATTTTTCACAGAAGGAGAACTGGACTGtgctgacatttttttaaaaacaattcagttcctctgttttctcctcaaCTCACAGATTGTGTTTACATCTTGTTGGAGAAACTTTTTCAGTCTCTCTTGCTGTTATTTGATCTTACAGACACTgactgtctctcctctctctgtctcccctgaACAGGAGTGTTCAGACTCTGGCTGACAAGTCAAAGCAGGAGGCTCTGAAGTACGACCTGGTGGAGGCGCTCAAACGCAAACAAAACATCTAGAGATGCTACTGTTCAtttttgggtttgtttttttttctgacttctctcactctctcagccTCATCTCTGCcatcttttctctgtttctttacgTCTCTCCCTCCATGCCTGTTTCAGTGCTGCACTCTGGGTTATTtgtgggaaaaacaaaaaaaggagaaaatgcttagctttttatttgtttttgttttgtgtttttttttttttttttcggtctggttttgttttcatgcatcTCATCTGCCATGAAGCCATtcactccctctgtctctcttcactcctctattctctgtctgttctctcCCATGTTATGAATATAATGATAGTATTACCACGGTTAATGATAATCTTACAGTTTGAGGGTCAATGTTATAATAATCCCTGAAGTTTTCACAGTTGATGTGTCCCTAGTCACTTCGAAATGATCAACTTTGGCCCTGCTTTTCCTCTGGTGAGGAAACGGACATAGACTGTGGTGTAGAGGCTTCCATTATTATGCACATCAAATTTATCTCTTGCACCTATTTTGTCTATGGCACCCCCCTGATATATTTGTATAAAATTATAACTGTCCATGTATAACTGTCATTTTTTGGCCGTTGTAAACGGTGCCAACACGAGGGTGACCTTCAGTTTGCGTTTGaaggttgttgttttcttaatttactCTCCACTCTGTCCGCATGCACGAGAGCCTGTGTGGGAGCATGGGGCCgcaatcagtgaaaatgtagaCTTATCAAACATGGGGGATAGACTGTTATAATCACCGGGTACACCCTCGTCATCAACCCAATACCCTACACTGTGTATAACATGACCGTTTGCCTCTCCTCTGTTCGGCTTATTcaactcttctctctcctcacctaCTATGTCTTTGTTGGGGgtcacagtttgtctttgtgtctctgtggaaacCTTTCACTGTTTCCATTTTGGAGGGGActcttttgttgtatttttgttctgtttttattttgtaaagctTATGATTCATATTGTATTAGAGCCTCCAGCAACAATAAAAATGGTAAAAAGCTCCTCATGTCCTTaattttcattctttatttcattctatagtcctttttttcattttatttgtgtgctaCACTGTAGAGGCAGTGggataaataacagaaaaatggCAAAAACTGCTACCAGAGTGGATTACTTTTTTAAGGTAATTAAGCATTTAAAAGCAATTTATGAACATTTGATAATTTACACACTATGATCAGTGGTGGGATGTAGCAaggtacatttactttgtttttgtagttttactataatacattttccatgtatttgtagttttttaaattattaagtaaatgcattttttagTTCTTTTTTACTGTCTACTCCAGCACATTATTGCACCATAGCCCTTCTCGATATTGAGAAGGGCTATGGTGCAATGCTCCAATCAGAGCCAGCAGATAACATTAGATCCCACAATGATGGAGCTGATGTTTCAACAATTATTAGGGATACACTTTACTTTAACTTTGGATACTCAAAGTATAATTAAGAGAAAATAGTTACTCAGTAGCAAAGTCAATTTGGTGGACTTGGTTGCGACCTTATTTACccttgaaactccaaaagtgttttatggactcaaatatttcacccactcctccatcagcagagtggtgagcggataatgagtgaattttcatttttgggtgaactatccctttaagacaaACTAGTATTATTTCTTTAGGCTCTTCAAGAAGCTCCTCATATACACAACACGATGACGTCTGCGTGTATCGAAatcatatcatcatcatcatcatagaGACACTGAGGTGAGGCCTTGAGCTGCATAAGAAACTCTCTTCTACCTGTATGGCTGCAGTTTGTCCACTAGATGACGCTGACACCACATCAGGTGAGCTTCTCAGGAGTTTCACAGATTGTGTCACAGGTTTCACTGTTGTCACTTTTTTACAAACCTTCACCTAAGAGGTCATGTTGGTTTCATCAGGATCATGCAGAAAGTGGGACATGGTCCAGGGACGTACCTATTTTGTTAAAGGGGCTggtccaggtttttatttaatactCTTTTTAAACATTGGGAAATGAggcattttttgacatttctttcactttattttgtcaCAGAGGATGGATGTTAATGTAAAAAATTGACTTTAGACATAGAGATTGTTTGTCTAGTGAGTTTGTCTCACTCTTACCAAGTTAACCGTGAAATAATTGTTATCTCAATGCTCTAGACTGAGGAGTTTCTAGTGTCTGGTTGAGACAAACGAATGAATCATGAACCAATAAAACCTACAGGCAAGCAGACTGCAAAACTAATAATACAAAtcaaaaagttaaattaaaacaggTTATTTATATTTGACAGATCAATGTTTCTTGGATTCAAACATGAATCGCATAACCTACATTGTGAGGAATGTCTTCGAGGTTTCAGATGTGCTTTCCCCACAGAagtcagtttctctctctctgctctgctcatacACTCTAAAAAGACTTCAAAAATGAGGTTGATATAAAACTGTCTGTAGCTGTAACTGAAGAACCATACATATGATAGGTGGTTCGTAAAGTAGAATGAATACATGGAGAGTGGCCAAGTGAGACGAggaaagttgttgttttctgttattaATGAAGCTTTCAGGAAGTTTTCATTTATCACCAGTGGCAGAGTTTCTGTGAAGACTTCAGACTCCTGACAgagctgttctctctctctctctctctctcacacacacacacacacacacacacactctctcataTGATAATGAGGAGCCTCAAGGCGCAGTGGGAGCAGGAGCCATTTTTTTCACCATTCAAGTGGAGTTGCGCGGACGGAGCGGAGGTGCTGCTGCCgctcttgttgttgttgccacccgcgtgtgtgtgagtgtgtgtgtgtgtgagtgagtgtttcCAGTCAACGATAGCACCGGTTTACTTCTTCACACCCGCAGGAGTGACCGGAGAGAAGTGCGCCCGCTGAGAGCATGGCTCCTCCGCAACAAAGGGAAACTCACAGGCGGAAAGTTTGAAGAAATACGTAGCTGTAGGAAACAATACTGTGAGAGCCAGAGGAACACGCACTGAGGAGCGATGCGCTGCATTAACTGGGATTTGTTGTTCATCTTCTGGAGTTTAAACCTGCTGCGGCCGGCGCGTCCGCACACCGTTCACATCAGTGAGGATGCGGGAGCAGGGACGCTGGTGGCCGGTGCGGCGCGGGGCGCACGGTGCGTCCTGGATCAGGTTCTCGTTCCCAAATTCTCGGAGCGATTTCTGGAAACAGATTCAACCGCgggcagtgtgtttgtgtcggaCTCGATAAAGTGCTCCACGCTGCCCTCAAACCCTTTCACCCTGTACACCGTGGAGGACTGCACGGACTCCGGCTTCAGACACCTCCTCACCAGCCTGTACGAGGTGCATGTTCACGGTAGGAACTGTTCAAACAAGCGTAAAAAGAAACCACAGTGGGACATGGAGGTCCTGAGTTTGTTCACCCACAGCCACCGACGCTCGGACTGCCATCCAGCCGGCTCTGCTTTACTGCCAGTGGGAGGTCTGCTACCTGGCTCCCCAGCCCGCTGCAAAGTCACCCACAACCGGGACTTCTACTTCTCAGAGGGGGGCTTGTTTTTGTCTGAGACTCTGTGCTGGAGGCAGGACACCCTCCTGGAGCTGGACCTGGTCTGTGACATTCTCACTGGAAGCAGGGTGAACGCTAAAGTCAACCCCATCATCATCCACTGGCGTGTGGGGCAGGGCCCCTTTAGGCAGGCCCATCTGGGGAAGCTGTTAGAAAAGGCAGCTCAGTCTGATTCAGGGATtgtgagcaggaggagaagaagcatCAACAGCAGCCCCCAGTTTCAGCCCCCAATGTACCAAGTGGCAGTGGCAGAGAACAAGCCTGCAGGGactcctgttgttgttttgaaagCAGTGGATGTGGATGAGGGGGAGGCAGGCAGGCTGGAGTACTTCATAGAGGCTCTCTTTGATAGCCGGTCCAACAACCTCTTTGCCGTGGACCCGGCCAGCGGTACTGTGTCCACAGTGGAGGTGCTGGACAGGGAGACAAAAGAC includes:
- the capzb gene encoding F-actin-capping protein subunit beta isoform X1, with the protein product MHFSLLGDWLLRREPRVTRTCNRGPFLCLQPPSCSPVEEVNLADRAGFSEGEAKTKKTSTAGGVKNTRRRTAKTPERSEERLDKPAAKLRCPDVGESVLPCPAETAADMSDQQLDCALDLMRRLPPQQIEKNLSDLIDLVPSLCEDLLSSVDQPLKIARDKVVGKDYLLCDYNRDGDSYRSPWSNKYEPPIEDGAMPSARLRKLEVEANNAFDQYRDLYFEGGVSSVYLWDLDHGFAGVILIKKAGDGSKKIKGCWDSIHVVEVQEKSSGRTAHYKLTSTVMLWLQTTKTGSGTMNLGGSLTRQMEKDETVGESSPHIANIGRLVEDMENKIRSTLNEIYFGKTKDIVNGLRSIESLPDNQKYRQLQKELSQVLTQRQIFID
- the capzb gene encoding F-actin-capping protein subunit beta isoform X2, coding for MHFSLLGDWLLRREPRVTRTCNRGPFLCLQPPSCSPVEEVNLADRAGFSEGEAKTKKTSTAGGVKNTRRRTAKTPERSEERLDKPAAKLRCPDVGESVLPCPAETAADMSDQQLDCALDLMRRLPPQQIEKNLSDLIDLVPSLCEDLLSSVDQPLKIARDKVVGKDYLLCDYNRDGDSYRSPWSNKYEPPIEDGAMPSARLRKLEVEANNAFDQYRDLYFEGGVSSVYLWDLDHGFAGVILIKKAGDGSKKIKGCWDSIHVVEVQEKSSGRTAHYKLTSTVMLWLQTTKTGSGTMNLGGSLTRQMEKDETVGESSPHIANIGRLVEDMENKIRSTLNEIYFGKTKDIVNGLRSVQTLADKSKQEALKYDLVEALKRKQNI